The Lates calcarifer isolate ASB-BC8 linkage group LG6, TLL_Latcal_v3, whole genome shotgun sequence genome includes a region encoding these proteins:
- the LOC108889488 gene encoding sodium- and chloride-dependent taurine transporter isoform X1 has product MKEIMAQKEKLQCLKDFHKDTLKPSPGKSPGTRPEDEAEGKAPQREKWASKLDFVLSVAGGFVGLGNVWRFPYLCYKNGGGAFLIPYFIFLFGGGLPVFFLEVALGQYTSEGGITCWAKLCPIFTGIGYASIVIVSLLNIYYIVILAWGLYYLFQCFQPELPWAKCKQPWNTEHCVEDTVRKNKTLWLAANVTNFTSPVTEFWERNVLSISSGIEDIGPLKWDLALCLLAVWVICFFCIWKGVKSTGKVVYITATFPFVMLIVLLVRGVTLPGAAEGIKFYLYPNLTRLQDPEVWIDAGTQIFFSYAICLGAMTSLGSYNKYKYNCYRDCLLLGGLNSGTSFVSGFAIFSVLGFMAQEQGVDIADVAESGPGLAFIAYPKAVSMMPLPTLWAILFFIMLLLLGLDSQFVEVEGQITSIVDLYPSLLRKGYRREIFIAVMCSISYLLGLAMVTKGGMYVFQLFDYYAASGVCLLWVAFFECIAVAWVYGVDNFYDGVEDMIGYRPNAWMKWSWTIITPVLCMGCFVFSLVKYKPLTYNKVYEYPDWAIGLGWCLALSSMICIPMVMVIKILQSEGPLIERIKAVAAPAKSGVSSRPKEYNLKGSELTQPLDPNGNNGLIKPTHTIVETMM; this is encoded by the exons ATGAAGGAAAT CATGGCACAAAAAGAGAAGCTCCAATGCCTGAAGGACTTTCACAAGGACACCCTGAAACCTTCACCAGGGAAGAGCCCAGGCACACGGCCCGAGGACGAGGCTGAGGGCAAGGCTCCTCAGAGGGAGAAGTGGGCTAGTAAGCTCGACTTTGTCCTGTCCGTGGCCGGTGGCTTCGTCGGATTAGGAAACGTCTGGCGGTTCCCTTACCTTTGTTATAAAAATGGTGGAG GCGCGTTTCTCATCCCTTACTTCATCTTCCTGTTTGGTGGTGGCCTGCCCGTGTTCTTCCTGGAGGTTGCGCTGGGCCAGTACACCTCTGAGGGAGGGATCACCTGCTGGGCCAAGCTCTGCCCCATCTTCACCG GTATTGGGTACGCCTCTATCGTGATCGTATCTCTACTTAACATCTACTACATCGTGATCTTGGCCTGGGGTCTCTACTACCTGTTTCAGTGCTTTCAGCCGGAGCTCCCCTGGGCAAAATGCAAGCAGCCCTGgaacacagagcactgtgtgGAGGACACAGTCCGCAAGAACAAGACCCTCTGGCTGGCAGCCAACGTTACCAACTTTACCTCCCCTGTCACTGAGTTCTGGGA GCGCAATGTCCTGAGCATCTCCTCTGGGATCGAGGATATAGGGCCCCTGAAGTGGGACCTGGCCCTGTGTCTCCTAGCAGTGTGGGTTATCTGTTTCTTCTGCATCTGGAAGGGAGTCAAGTCCACTGGGAAA GTGGTGTATATAACAGCGACTTTTCCATTTGTGATGTTGATTGTGCTGTTGGTTCGTGGTGTGACCCTGCCTGGGGCAGCTGAAGGCATCAAATTTTACCTTTACCCCAACCTGACCCGCCTACAGGATCCAGAG gtgtgGATTGATGCAGGAACCCAGATCTTCTTCTCCTATGCCATTTGCTTGGGCGCCATGACATCGCTGGGGAGctacaacaaatacaaatacaactGCTACAG GGACTGTTTGCTGCTGGGAGGCCTCAACAGCGGTACCAGTTTTGTGTCTGGCTTCGCAATATTTTCCGTCCTGGGCTTCATGGCACAAGAACAAGGGGTGGACATTGCCGATGTGGCAGAGTCAG GTCCGGGCTTGGCCTTCATCGCCTACCCAAAAGCTGTGTCCATGATGCCGCTGCCAACCCTCTGGGccatcctcttcttcatcatgctgctgcttctgGGCCTCGACAGCCAG TTTGTTGAAGTGGAAGGACAGATCACCTCTATTGTGGATCTGTATCCATCTCTCCTCAGGAAGGGTTACCGGAGAGAGATCTTTATAGCTGTGATGTGTTCCATAAGCTATCTCCTGGGACTCGCCATGGTAACAAAA GGTGGCATGTAtgtgtttcagctctttgaCTACTATGCAGCCAGTGGTGTGTGCCTTTTGTGGGTTGCATTCTTTGAATGCATTGCTGTAGCCTGGGTTTATG GAGTTGATAATTTCTACGACGGAGTTGAGGATATGATTGGCTACAGACCAAACGCATGGATGAAATGGAGCTGGACCATAATCACTCCTGTACTTTGCATG GGCTGCTTTGTCTTCTCCCTGGTGAAGTATAAGCCCTTGACCTATAACAAGGTGTATGAGTACCCAGACTGGGCCATCGGTCTGGGCTGGTGTTTGGCCCTGTCCTCCATGATCTGCATCCCAATGGTGATGGTCATCAAGATCTTACAGTCTGAGGGACCCCTGATCGAG AGGATCAAAGCAGTGGCAGCCCCGGCAAAGTCAGGCGTGAGCTCCCGCCCGAAAGAGTACAACTTGAAGGGCAGCGAGCTGACACAGCCCCTGGACCCAAATGGGAACAATGGCTTGATCAAGCCCACCCACACCATTGTAGAAACAATGATGTGA
- the LOC108889488 gene encoding sodium- and chloride-dependent taurine transporter isoform X2 codes for MAQKEKLQCLKDFHKDTLKPSPGKSPGTRPEDEAEGKAPQREKWASKLDFVLSVAGGFVGLGNVWRFPYLCYKNGGGAFLIPYFIFLFGGGLPVFFLEVALGQYTSEGGITCWAKLCPIFTGIGYASIVIVSLLNIYYIVILAWGLYYLFQCFQPELPWAKCKQPWNTEHCVEDTVRKNKTLWLAANVTNFTSPVTEFWERNVLSISSGIEDIGPLKWDLALCLLAVWVICFFCIWKGVKSTGKVVYITATFPFVMLIVLLVRGVTLPGAAEGIKFYLYPNLTRLQDPEVWIDAGTQIFFSYAICLGAMTSLGSYNKYKYNCYRDCLLLGGLNSGTSFVSGFAIFSVLGFMAQEQGVDIADVAESGPGLAFIAYPKAVSMMPLPTLWAILFFIMLLLLGLDSQFVEVEGQITSIVDLYPSLLRKGYRREIFIAVMCSISYLLGLAMVTKGGMYVFQLFDYYAASGVCLLWVAFFECIAVAWVYGVDNFYDGVEDMIGYRPNAWMKWSWTIITPVLCMGCFVFSLVKYKPLTYNKVYEYPDWAIGLGWCLALSSMICIPMVMVIKILQSEGPLIERIKAVAAPAKSGVSSRPKEYNLKGSELTQPLDPNGNNGLIKPTHTIVETMM; via the exons ATGGCACAAAAAGAGAAGCTCCAATGCCTGAAGGACTTTCACAAGGACACCCTGAAACCTTCACCAGGGAAGAGCCCAGGCACACGGCCCGAGGACGAGGCTGAGGGCAAGGCTCCTCAGAGGGAGAAGTGGGCTAGTAAGCTCGACTTTGTCCTGTCCGTGGCCGGTGGCTTCGTCGGATTAGGAAACGTCTGGCGGTTCCCTTACCTTTGTTATAAAAATGGTGGAG GCGCGTTTCTCATCCCTTACTTCATCTTCCTGTTTGGTGGTGGCCTGCCCGTGTTCTTCCTGGAGGTTGCGCTGGGCCAGTACACCTCTGAGGGAGGGATCACCTGCTGGGCCAAGCTCTGCCCCATCTTCACCG GTATTGGGTACGCCTCTATCGTGATCGTATCTCTACTTAACATCTACTACATCGTGATCTTGGCCTGGGGTCTCTACTACCTGTTTCAGTGCTTTCAGCCGGAGCTCCCCTGGGCAAAATGCAAGCAGCCCTGgaacacagagcactgtgtgGAGGACACAGTCCGCAAGAACAAGACCCTCTGGCTGGCAGCCAACGTTACCAACTTTACCTCCCCTGTCACTGAGTTCTGGGA GCGCAATGTCCTGAGCATCTCCTCTGGGATCGAGGATATAGGGCCCCTGAAGTGGGACCTGGCCCTGTGTCTCCTAGCAGTGTGGGTTATCTGTTTCTTCTGCATCTGGAAGGGAGTCAAGTCCACTGGGAAA GTGGTGTATATAACAGCGACTTTTCCATTTGTGATGTTGATTGTGCTGTTGGTTCGTGGTGTGACCCTGCCTGGGGCAGCTGAAGGCATCAAATTTTACCTTTACCCCAACCTGACCCGCCTACAGGATCCAGAG gtgtgGATTGATGCAGGAACCCAGATCTTCTTCTCCTATGCCATTTGCTTGGGCGCCATGACATCGCTGGGGAGctacaacaaatacaaatacaactGCTACAG GGACTGTTTGCTGCTGGGAGGCCTCAACAGCGGTACCAGTTTTGTGTCTGGCTTCGCAATATTTTCCGTCCTGGGCTTCATGGCACAAGAACAAGGGGTGGACATTGCCGATGTGGCAGAGTCAG GTCCGGGCTTGGCCTTCATCGCCTACCCAAAAGCTGTGTCCATGATGCCGCTGCCAACCCTCTGGGccatcctcttcttcatcatgctgctgcttctgGGCCTCGACAGCCAG TTTGTTGAAGTGGAAGGACAGATCACCTCTATTGTGGATCTGTATCCATCTCTCCTCAGGAAGGGTTACCGGAGAGAGATCTTTATAGCTGTGATGTGTTCCATAAGCTATCTCCTGGGACTCGCCATGGTAACAAAA GGTGGCATGTAtgtgtttcagctctttgaCTACTATGCAGCCAGTGGTGTGTGCCTTTTGTGGGTTGCATTCTTTGAATGCATTGCTGTAGCCTGGGTTTATG GAGTTGATAATTTCTACGACGGAGTTGAGGATATGATTGGCTACAGACCAAACGCATGGATGAAATGGAGCTGGACCATAATCACTCCTGTACTTTGCATG GGCTGCTTTGTCTTCTCCCTGGTGAAGTATAAGCCCTTGACCTATAACAAGGTGTATGAGTACCCAGACTGGGCCATCGGTCTGGGCTGGTGTTTGGCCCTGTCCTCCATGATCTGCATCCCAATGGTGATGGTCATCAAGATCTTACAGTCTGAGGGACCCCTGATCGAG AGGATCAAAGCAGTGGCAGCCCCGGCAAAGTCAGGCGTGAGCTCCCGCCCGAAAGAGTACAACTTGAAGGGCAGCGAGCTGACACAGCCCCTGGACCCAAATGGGAACAATGGCTTGATCAAGCCCACCCACACCATTGTAGAAACAATGATGTGA